A window of the Salipiger sp. H15 genome harbors these coding sequences:
- a CDS encoding DUF1850 domain-containing protein has product MALRSPLRGTGRAALAALLLPCLPAMALAGAGNGWLCLTETRGEGREIARLPLGPDGTFELSFIHSVSRTPVTDAYRVEEGEIVQTRETFMAHGAGLPSIANDMDATGWRHEDGHFILDMRRKTGPIPLRIQAQFKNTLHVAGTDLPLADLGQSALTLAPCDEETPL; this is encoded by the coding sequence ATGGCGCTGCGCAGTCCTCTGCGCGGCACGGGGAGGGCGGCTCTGGCCGCCCTCCTGCTGCCATGCCTTCCCGCCATGGCCCTGGCCGGGGCTGGGAACGGCTGGCTGTGCCTGACCGAGACCCGCGGCGAGGGGCGCGAGATCGCGCGGCTGCCGCTGGGGCCGGACGGCACCTTCGAGCTGAGTTTCATCCATTCCGTGTCGCGCACCCCGGTGACCGACGCCTACCGCGTCGAGGAGGGCGAGATCGTGCAGACGCGCGAGACCTTCATGGCGCATGGCGCGGGCCTGCCGTCGATCGCGAATGACATGGATGCCACCGGCTGGCGGCACGAGGACGGGCATTTCATCCTCGACATGCGCCGCAAGACCGGACCGATCCCGCTGCGCATCCAGGCGCAGTTCAAGAACACCCTACACGTTGCCGGGACCGATCTGCCGCTGGCGGATCTGGGCCAGTCGGCGCTCACCCTTGCCCCCTGCGACGAGGAGACACCGCTTTGA
- the hutG gene encoding N-formylglutamate deformylase yields MTNDTNQAIEDALLIRTSGSSPLLLNVPHAGEILPPALAEALTSEARDLRDTDWHMDRIARDILPAGASLLAARVSRYAVDLNRPKDDTPLYSGATTGLISTIDFDGTPLYRDGAEPDAAERAARIAAYWEPYHAALSAEIARIRAAHGYCLLLDLHSIRSRVPRLFEGRLPDLNLGTNSGAACAPALSDAAYAALRGSGFSAVRDGRFKGGFITRHYGDPARNVHALQIEIAQECYMLEESPWTYLPERADRLKTALAALVAAMTSFIPELEPHQ; encoded by the coding sequence ATGACCAACGACACGAACCAAGCTATTGAAGATGCTTTGTTAATCAGGACATCCGGCAGCTCGCCCCTGCTTCTGAACGTGCCTCACGCAGGGGAAATTTTGCCCCCCGCCCTTGCGGAGGCGCTCACGTCCGAGGCACGCGACCTGCGCGATACCGACTGGCACATGGACCGCATCGCCCGCGACATCCTGCCCGCCGGCGCCTCGCTGCTGGCGGCACGGGTCTCGCGCTACGCGGTCGACCTCAACCGGCCGAAGGACGACACCCCGCTCTACAGCGGCGCGACCACCGGGCTGATCTCGACCATCGACTTCGACGGCACCCCGCTCTACCGCGACGGCGCCGAGCCGGATGCCGCGGAACGCGCCGCGCGCATCGCCGCCTACTGGGAACCCTACCACGCCGCGCTCTCCGCCGAGATCGCGCGCATCCGCGCCGCGCATGGCTATTGCCTGCTGCTCGACCTGCACTCGATCCGCAGCCGCGTGCCGCGGCTCTTCGAGGGGCGCCTGCCCGATCTCAACCTCGGCACCAATTCCGGCGCCGCCTGCGCTCCCGCGCTTTCGGACGCCGCCTATGCCGCGCTGCGCGGCAGCGGCTTCAGCGCCGTGCGCGACGGGCGCTTCAAGGGCGGCTTCATCACCCGCCACTACGGCGATCCGGCGCGCAACGTGCACGCGCTGCAGATCGAGATCGCGCAGGAGTGCTACATGCTCGAAGAGAGCCCCTGGACCTACCTGCCCGAGCGCGCGGACCGGCTGAAGACCGCGCTTGCCGCGCTCGTCGCCGCCATGACATCCTTCATTCCCGAGCTGGAGCCGCATCAATGA
- a CDS encoding TAXI family TRAP transporter solute-binding subunit produces MTLSRRLFLGTSAAALAAVTTPAFAAGRTFFGIATGGTGGTYYPLGGMLAQLISNTAELPDTKLSATAETGNASVANAQLLGRGEIESAFAAADILDAAFKGVNQFEGEALENLRAIGALYPETVQLVVRADSGIATFEDLKGKSISSGSPGSGQWQLLGDLLTAHGMTREDVSEDYSSFAQSVDKIKDGNLDASLITAGLPTSSVTDLANGHDVRIVPLNGPAIAKLQETQPYYANALIPAGSYKGVDADVETLAVRAIWATHADVSDDIIYAVTKALYENTETLGNVHPMGKQISLDKALESVSIPVHPGAEKYYAEKGITQ; encoded by the coding sequence ATGACCCTTTCCCGGCGCCTTTTCCTTGGCACCTCCGCAGCCGCGCTTGCCGCGGTGACGACCCCGGCCTTCGCCGCGGGCCGCACCTTCTTCGGCATCGCGACCGGCGGCACCGGCGGCACCTACTACCCGCTCGGCGGCATGCTGGCGCAGCTGATCTCGAACACCGCTGAACTGCCGGACACCAAGCTCTCGGCCACCGCCGAGACCGGCAACGCCTCGGTCGCCAACGCGCAGCTGCTGGGCCGCGGCGAGATCGAATCCGCCTTTGCCGCCGCCGACATCCTCGATGCCGCCTTCAAGGGCGTGAACCAGTTCGAGGGCGAGGCGCTCGAGAACCTGCGGGCCATCGGCGCGCTCTACCCCGAGACCGTGCAGCTCGTGGTCCGCGCCGACAGCGGCATCGCGACCTTCGAGGACCTCAAGGGCAAGTCGATCTCGTCGGGTTCGCCGGGTTCGGGCCAGTGGCAGCTGCTGGGCGACCTGCTGACCGCCCATGGCATGACCCGCGAGGACGTGTCCGAGGACTATTCCTCGTTCGCGCAGTCGGTCGACAAGATCAAGGACGGCAACCTCGACGCCTCGCTGATCACCGCCGGCCTGCCGACCTCGTCGGTCACCGACCTTGCCAACGGCCATGATGTCCGCATCGTGCCGCTGAACGGCCCGGCGATCGCCAAGCTGCAGGAAACCCAGCCCTACTATGCCAACGCGCTGATCCCCGCGGGCAGCTACAAGGGCGTGGACGCGGATGTCGAGACGCTGGCCGTGCGCGCCATCTGGGCGACCCACGCGGACGTCTCCGACGACATCATCTACGCGGTGACCAAGGCGCTCTACGAGAACACCGAGACGCTGGGCAACGTGCACCCGATGGGCAAGCAGATCTCGCTCGACAAGGCGCTCGAGTCGGTCTCGATCCCGGTCCACCCCGGTGCCGAGAAGTACTACGCCGAGAAGGGCATCACCCAGTAA
- a CDS encoding TRAP transporter permease: MTQGIPPKDSHGHTAADGDHEFTADEVEALVREYDSESNFRNLAGPTAILVTVASVILSLFHVYTAGFGLLNEVMHRTIHLSFVMGLIFLVFPRKRATPTGKIWAESLVFAAFYLYLLYGITTALPASTLKTVFVGVMLVLIALTLPFNRRGADPEKVALRDWVFAAFGAGFSAYLSIFFKHIFIDNVGSPPEPVYMMGLIAIVMTLEATRRTMGPTLAWIGVGCLLYALAGPYLPGILAHRGYSITRIINHLFVGTEGIYGVAVGVVATYVFHFVLFGILAQMSGLGQLFIDLATIIAGRASGGSAKVSVVSSGFFGMISGSPIANTVTTGAFTIPLMKKSGFSGRFAGAVEASASCGGQITPPIMGASAFVMTEMLGIPYNELILIAIVPACFHYIAILLMVHLEAKKLGLEGLSKDKIPQFRAVLARSWHLFVPLGVMVAMLLMQYTPFLAAFWGIILTIVFSYVPLLMRALGNTSMDTSTVLTPPRLVRGFEDGAKFALAIGAACACVGFLLGMTTLTGLGFKFSAAVVQLAHDVATFVISMDFTGLLSENGLALFFGLIFVALACIIMGAGIPTTPTYIILASIAAPALMEFDVPLVATHFFVFYFGVLADVTPPVALAAYAAAGLARAEPMTTGTTAFRLSMGKALVPFMFIYAPSLLFVNFTWVEFITALISGLMGVLALSAAYIGWFRRDLVLWEKLMLTAAGLLLISTHWGAIAVGALVVLGILLRPAPARRSAA; encoded by the coding sequence TTGACCCAAGGGATTCCCCCGAAGGACAGCCATGGCCACACCGCGGCCGATGGCGATCACGAATTTACCGCCGACGAAGTCGAGGCGCTGGTCCGCGAATACGATTCCGAGTCGAACTTCCGCAATCTTGCCGGACCGACCGCCATCCTCGTGACCGTGGCCTCGGTCATCCTGTCGCTGTTCCACGTCTACACGGCGGGCTTCGGCCTGCTGAACGAGGTGATGCACCGCACCATCCACCTAAGCTTCGTCATGGGGCTGATCTTCCTCGTCTTCCCGCGCAAGCGCGCGACGCCGACGGGCAAGATCTGGGCGGAGTCGCTGGTCTTCGCCGCCTTCTACCTCTACCTGCTCTACGGCATCACCACGGCGCTGCCGGCAAGCACGTTGAAGACCGTCTTCGTCGGCGTCATGCTGGTGCTGATCGCGCTCACCCTGCCGTTCAACCGCCGCGGCGCGGACCCCGAGAAGGTGGCGCTGCGCGACTGGGTCTTCGCGGCCTTCGGCGCGGGCTTCTCGGCCTACCTGTCGATCTTCTTCAAGCACATCTTCATCGACAACGTCGGCAGCCCGCCCGAGCCGGTCTACATGATGGGCCTCATCGCCATCGTCATGACGCTGGAGGCGACGCGCCGCACTATGGGCCCGACGCTGGCCTGGATCGGCGTCGGCTGCCTGCTCTACGCGCTGGCGGGGCCCTACCTGCCGGGCATCCTCGCGCACCGCGGCTACTCGATCACCCGGATCATCAACCACCTCTTCGTGGGGACCGAGGGCATCTACGGCGTCGCCGTGGGCGTGGTTGCGACCTACGTGTTCCACTTCGTGCTCTTCGGTATCCTCGCGCAGATGAGCGGGCTCGGGCAGCTCTTCATCGACCTCGCGACGATCATCGCGGGGCGCGCCTCGGGCGGTTCGGCCAAGGTCTCGGTGGTCTCGTCGGGCTTCTTCGGGATGATCTCGGGCTCGCCGATCGCCAACACGGTGACCACGGGCGCCTTCACCATCCCGCTGATGAAGAAGTCGGGCTTCTCGGGGCGCTTTGCCGGCGCGGTCGAGGCCTCGGCCTCCTGCGGCGGGCAGATCACCCCGCCGATCATGGGCGCCTCGGCCTTCGTGATGACCGAGATGCTGGGCATCCCCTACAACGAGCTCATCCTCATCGCCATCGTCCCGGCCTGCTTCCACTACATCGCGATCCTGCTGATGGTCCATCTCGAGGCCAAGAAGCTGGGGCTCGAGGGCCTGTCCAAGGACAAGATCCCGCAGTTCCGCGCGGTGCTGGCGCGCTCGTGGCACCTCTTCGTGCCGCTCGGCGTGATGGTCGCGATGCTGCTGATGCAGTACACGCCCTTCCTCGCCGCCTTCTGGGGCATCATCCTGACCATCGTGTTCAGCTACGTGCCGCTGCTGATGCGCGCGCTCGGCAACACCTCGATGGACACCTCGACCGTGCTGACCCCGCCGCGCCTCGTGCGCGGGTTCGAGGACGGCGCCAAGTTCGCGCTGGCGATCGGCGCGGCCTGCGCCTGCGTCGGCTTCCTGCTGGGCATGACCACGCTCACCGGGCTCGGCTTCAAGTTCTCGGCCGCCGTGGTGCAGCTGGCGCATGACGTCGCCACCTTCGTCATCAGCATGGATTTCACCGGGCTGCTGTCGGAAAACGGGCTGGCGCTGTTCTTCGGGCTGATCTTCGTGGCGCTGGCCTGCATCATCATGGGCGCCGGCATCCCGACCACGCCGACCTACATCATCCTCGCCTCGATCGCGGCGCCGGCGCTGATGGAGTTCGACGTGCCGCTCGTCGCCACGCACTTCTTCGTCTTCTACTTCGGCGTCCTCGCCGACGTGACGCCGCCGGTGGCGCTGGCCGCCTACGCGGCGGCGGGGCTGGCGCGGGCGGAGCCGATGACCACGGGCACGACCGCCTTCCGGCTGTCGATGGGCAAGGCGCTGGTGCCGTTCATGTTCATCTACGCGCCGAGCCTGCTCTTCGTGAACTTCACCTGGGTGGAGTTCATCACGGCGCTGATCTCGGGGCTGATGGGCGTGCTGGCGCTGTCGGCGGCCTATATCGGCTGGTTCCGCCGCGACCTCGTGCTGTGGGAGAAGCTGATGCTGACCGCCGCGGGCCTGCTGCTGATCTCGACCCACTGGGGTGCGATCGCGGTGGGGGCACTGGTCGTGCTCGGCATCCTGCTGCGGCCCGCCCCGGCCCGGCGCAGCGCCGCCTGA